A genomic segment from Micropterus dolomieu isolate WLL.071019.BEF.003 ecotype Adirondacks linkage group LG03, ASM2129224v1, whole genome shotgun sequence encodes:
- the LOC123967987 gene encoding CD209 antigen-like yields the protein MTVPSWLFATISNQSEKELKENQTTILALNHNLTQLNNKLSSEKENLRRDHINLTEQLDNLTQDYTVLISKIANLSAENKNLTSQITKLSAEYQNLTSQITKLSAEYQNLTSQITKLSAEYQNLTSQNQQLETTENELNVSRAQWSIDAFCPKSKNQKRVCKACQDGWLHSQSSCYAINNPNDSGQKTWEKARENCRGKSSDLAVIVDETEKTFISNNSWGSSGTNGYWIGLRAEDGKWKWVNGSDPTENSWIQQPATNGQCVISVEKEGWKSVNCCDKNFWICKKKALSL from the exons atgacAGTGCCTAGCTGGCTAT TTGCTACAATTAGTAATCAAAGTGAGAAGGAGCtgaaagaaaaccaaacaacTATACTGGCTCTCAATCACAACCTGACACAACTGAACAACAAACTCAGCTCAGAAAAGGAAAACTTGAGGAGGGACCACATCAATCTGACAGAGCAGTTGGACAACCTGACACAAGACTATACTGTCTTAATAAGCAAGATTGCAAACCTGTCTGCCGAAAACAAGAACCTGACATCACAAATCACCAAGCTGTCTGCAGAATACCAGAACCTGACATCACAAATCACCAAGCTGTCTGCAGAATACCAGAACCTGACATCACAAATCACCAAGCTGTCTGCAGAATACCAGAACCTGACATCACAAAACCAGCAGCTGGAGACGACTGAGAATGAGCTCAACGTTAGTCGAGCTCAGTGGAGCATTGATGCTTTCTGCCCAAAATCAAAGAACCAAA AGAGAGTGTGTAAAGCTTGTCAGGATGGCTGGTTACACTCCCAGTCCAGCTGCTATGCGATTAATAACCCAAATGATTCTGGTCAGAAAACCTGGGAAAAAGCTCGAGAAAACTGCAGAGGAAAGAGTTCAGATTTGGCTGTTATAGTTGATGAAACGGAGAAG ACATTCATCAGTAATAACAGTTGGGGCAGTTCAGGAACCAATGGATACTGGATTGGcctgagagctgaagatgggaaATGGAAGTGGGTCAATGGAAGTGATCCGACTGAAAA CTCCTGGATACAACAACCTGCTACCAACGGTCAGTGTGTAATTTCTGTAGAGAAAGAAGGATGGAAATCAGTGAACTGTTGTGACAAAAACTTCTGGATCTGCAAAAAGAAGGCTTTATCTCTTTAA
- the LOC123967602 gene encoding uncharacterized protein LOC123967602 produces the protein MSDLKEEEDRSESPVRPKRKPPVLRDDPGPSDTKINDKVLTAEKHKKYDSEVKLEVKAKMPEDDKKAPLSFLPELTTDSSYRFRCPGPGVFQCALTRLVFGVAEEAELLYRTVLWDESLLQSAGKTAAGMLFNIRCSEDAVCQLHLPHCETKDALLVDGPLSAVHIADDGMSVLEPLEITDTHVVVKVPQLSAFGLVWDTEKRFLNTSPPVNGQVLLFLRPPHTSHQVLDVFLLQNNIPVREVTIQQAGAELIWMSSDCHLSFGKSYSVFCEPEDFTIQPERAPFYPKYGPNFHPTFEVFLTTNPQKVTLKVQDQERKEVWKRDVYLTGPTWEIPQRKRESRQTTEH, from the exons ATGAGTGAtttgaaggaagaggaggacagatcAGAGTCTCCAGTACGGCCTAAACGAAAACCTCCAGTCCTCCGTGATGATCCTGGCCCCTCAGACACTAA GATCAATGACAAAGTGCTCACAGctgagaaacacaaaaaat ATGACTCTGAGGTCAAACTGGAGGTGAAAGCAAAGATGCCTGAGGATGACAAAAAG GCACCATTATCCTTCTTACCTGAACTGACAACTGATTCTTCCTACAG GTTCAGGTGTCCTGGTCCAGGTGTATTCCAGTGCGCTTTGACCCGGCTGGTGTTTGGTGTGGCTGAGGAGGCGGAGCTGCTGTACAGGACTGTCCTATGGGATGAGAGCCTCCTCCAATCAGCTGGCAAGACGGCCGCAGGGATGCTGTTTAATATCAGGTGTTCTGAGGACGCTGTGTGTCAGCTTCACCTCCCACACTGCGAAACAAAGGATG CGTTGCTTGTTGACGGCCCACTGTCTGCCGTCCACATCGCTGATGATGGAATGAGCGTCTTGGAGCCGCTGGAGATTACAGACACTCATGTGGTTGTGAAGGTCCCCCAACTCTCGGCCTTTGGCTTGGTCTGGGACACCGAGAAAAGGTTTCTGAACACCTCTCCGCCAGTAAATGGCCAAGTTCTGCTGTTCCTCCGACCCCCGCACACAAGCCATCAAGTCCTCGACGTTTTTCTGCTGCAGAACAACATCCCCGTGCGCGAG GTTACCATCCAACAAGCAGGCGCTGAGTTAATCTGGATGTCCTCTGACTGTCATCTCAGCTTTGGTAAAAGTTACAGCGTCTTCTGTGAACCTGAGGACTTCACAATACAGCCTGAG CGTGCGCCATTTTACCCAAAGTATGGACCAAACTTCCACCCAACATTCGAAGTTTTCCTGACTACGAACCCACAGAAAGTGACTTTGAAGGTCCAAGACCAAGAGAGGAAAGAAGTCTGGAAACGTGATGTGTACCTGACAG GTCCAACATGGGAaattccacagaggaagagggagTCCCGGCAGACAACTGAGCACTGA
- the kcnv1 gene encoding potassium voltage-gated channel subfamily V member 1 gives MEYLASAFPSSSRPPSSSTMSLLSCSVARAELYSEGASPVSLDSSVFFSETTASCSRDHLDFFIINVGGSRYVLSQELLASYPETRLGKLACCSRDSALELCDDADLLENEFFFDRNSQTFQYVMNYYRTGHLHVREELCEMSFLQEIEYWGIDELCINPCCRERYYRRKEQKETFDVYREFEAHDDDEDFVGAACPALRRRLWDLLEKPESSRAARTFGSLSVFFVVVSVINMVLISLDVGEDFGVSGVGAPLLFDALEYVCVVWFTGELALRFLCVRDKCRFSRSIPNMIDLLAILPFYVTLVVESLHGGSTELENMGRVVQVLRLLRSLRMLKLGRHSTGLKSLGLTIAQCYEEVGLLLLFLGVGISIFATVIFTLEHDSPATTFSSVPAAWWWATTSMTTVGYGDIRPDTAVGKVLAFLCILSGILILALPIAIINERFSACYFTLKMREAAARHGEMLKRLARGSVGGAGVGGVRGGVNLRDAYARSVLEMLKLHGRERASTRSSGGEELWW, from the exons ATGGAGTACTTGGCTTCTGCATTTCCTAGCTCCTCCCggcctccctcctcctccaccatgAGCCTGCTCTCCTGCTCAGTGGCGAGGGCGGAGCTCTACAGCGAGGGTGCCTCCCCGGTGTCTCTCGACTCCAGTGTATTCTTCAGCGAGACGACGGCGTCCTGCTCCAGAGACCATCTTGACTTCTTCATCATCAATGTTGGGGGAAGTCGGTACGTGCTGTCGCAGGAGCTGCTGGCGTCTTACCCGGAGACCCGGCTGGGGAAACTAGCCTGCTGCAGCCGAGACTCAGCGCTGGAGCTCTGCGACGATGCCGACCTCCTGGAGAATGAGTTCTTCTTTGATCGGAACTCGCAGACCTTCCA GTATGTGATGAACTACTACCGGACGGGTCACCTGCATGTGAGGGAGGAGCTATGTGAGATGTCCTTCCTGCAGGAGATCGAGTATTGGGGCATCGATGAGCTTTGCATCAACCCCTGCTGCCGCGAACGTTACTACCGCCGCAAGGAGCAGAAGGAGACCTTCGACGTATATCGAGAGTTTGAGGCCCACGACGATGATGAGGATTTTGTGGGTGCCGCCTGTCCGGCTCTCCGCCGCCGCCTGTGGGACCTGCTGGAGAAACCAGAATCATCACGCGCTGCTCGCACCTTTggctccctctctgtcttctttGTGGTGGTGTCGGTTATCAACATGGTGCTCATCTCGCTGGACGTTGGGGAGGACTTTGGTGTGAGCGGCGTCGGTGCACCGCTGCTGTTCGATGCGCTGGAGTATGTGTGCGTGGTTTGGTTCACGGGTGAGCTGGCACTTCGGTTCCTCTGCGTGAGGGATAAGTGCCGCTTCAGTCGGAGTATTCCCAACATGATCGACCTGCTGGCCATCCTGCCGTTCTATGTGACGCTGGTGGTGGAGAGCCTCCATGGAGGGAGCACAGAGCTGGAGAACATGGGCCGCGTGGTGCAGGTCCTCCGACTCCTGAGGTCGCTCCGAATGTTGAAACTGGGACGACACTCGACTG GCCTAAAGTCTCTGGGGTTGACCATCGCTCAGTGCTACGAGGAGGTtggcctcctgctcctcttcctcggTGTCGGCATCTCCATCTTCGCCACGGTCATCTTCACTCTGGAGCACGACTCTCCTGCCACCACCTTCAGCAGCGTGCCGGCCGCCTGGTGGTGGGCGACCACCTCCATGACCACGGTCGGCTACGGAGACATCCGGCCCGACACAGCTGTGGGGAAGGTGCTGGCCTTCCTCTGCATCCTGTCTGGGATCCTGATCCTGGCGCTCCCCATCGCCATCATCAACGAGCGCTTCTCCGCCTGCTACTTCACCCTGAAGATGAGGGAGGCGGCGGCGCGGCACGGCGAGATGCTGAAGAGGCTGGCCCGTGGCTCAGTGGGGGGGGCGGGCGTGGGAGGAGTGCGAGGAGGCGTGAACCTGAGGGACGCTTACGCCCGGAGTGTCCTGGAGATGTTGAAGCTGCATGGGCGAGAGAGGGCGAGCACCCGGAGCAGCGGAGGGGAAGAACTGTGGTGGTAG